A region of the Deferribacterota bacterium genome:
TGCATTAAACTTTAAATTTCAGTATAACTTCTGATGTAATTATATAGAAGTTCTTTTTGTTGACTATTTTATGGTTATAATTTATTTTTGATAGGTGTATGAAAATATAATACTTCTATCAACAGGTATTATTGGTGGCATTCTTGGATTTATATTAGGTATTGGTGGTGGCATCATAATAATGCCTGTATTAGTGTTATTATTAGGCTACCCATTTCATGCTGCAGTACCTGCAAGTTTATTGGCAATAGTAGCTAATAGTTCTGTGGCAGCAGCAAACAATATAGAAAAGGGTAATGTAAATATACCTCTTGGTTTGACACTTGAGTGTGCAACTGTTTTTTTTGCAATTGTTGGTGGTTTTTTAAGTTTAGGATTGAATGAAAAATATCTTATATTCTTATTTAGTATAGCTGTATTAATATTAGCCATCATTTATATAAGAGATATTTTTAAAAATAATAACGAAAATGACATAAAAGATTATAAAATTTTAAACTTAGAGAAGAAAACATATTTTTCAGATTATTATTATGATGAAATAATAAGAGAGAGAGTATTCTATAATGCTAAAAATATACCAATTTCAATTTTGTTTTCATCAATTGCTGGCATACTGTCAAGTATGCTTGGTATAGGGGGCGGTTTTTTAAAGGTTCCTGCAATGAATTTAATCTCTAAGATGCCAATCAAGGCAGCAACTGCTACAAGTAATTTTATGATATCCTTAACTGCCTCAGCTGGTGCATTGGTTTATATTCTTTATGGTGATATAGACTTAAATTTAATCTCAGTGATTGTTATAGGTGTCTTTATTGGCTCACAAATCTCAAATAGATATTTTAGTAAGGTTAGGGATGTAAAAGTTAAAATATTGTTTACAATTATACTGTTTGTTATGGCAATACAGATGTTTCTAAAGGCCTTTTTTTATGAATGATTTTAGATTTATATCAAAAGTCTATAAAAGTGGTATATATTTGTCACTCTTGTTGATTGTTATATCATATTTTTTAGAGTTTTTAATAAATATTAATATATTTAATATTAAATATATAGCTATTATAATTCTTGTTATTACACCTTTTATTGTGTTATTAAAATTACTCATATATTTTATAGTAAAGAAAAACTATTATAATTTTATAATTTCTTTTATTTTAATAGTCAATATATTAGTTGTTTTATATCTAAAACTTAGATGAATAATATAAAAAGAAGAAAAACAAAAAGGATTAAACTAGGCTCAGTCTATATTGGTGGTAATAGTCCAATTTCTGTTCAGACTATGACTAATACAAAAACTGAGGATTACGACAAAACTATAAAACAGATTGATGAATTAATTAGTGCAGGTGCAGAAATTATTAGGTTAACAATCCCAACTAATGAAGCAGTTTTTACTTTAAAAAAGATTAAAAATTATATATCTATACCTATTATTGCTGATATCCATTTTGATTATAATATGGCTATAAAGGCTATTGAGGCAGGTGCCGATGGTATTAGGATCAATCCTGGTAATTTTCCCTTTAAAAAACTTGATAATATAATTGATGCGGCCAAACAGAATGATAGGGCTATACGTATTGGTGTTAATGCAGGCTCACTTAAGAGTAAATATTTAAAGAAATATGGTGCTGTTGAGGGTTTAGTTGGATC
Encoded here:
- a CDS encoding sulfite exporter TauE/SafE family protein, yielding MYENIILLSTGIIGGILGFILGIGGGIIIMPVLVLLLGYPFHAAVPASLLAIVANSSVAAANNIEKGNVNIPLGLTLECATVFFAIVGGFLSLGLNEKYLIFLFSIAVLILAIIYIRDIFKNNNENDIKDYKILNLEKKTYFSDYYYDEIIRERVFYNAKNIPISILFSSIAGILSSMLGIGGGFLKVPAMNLISKMPIKAATATSNFMISLTASAGALVYILYGDIDLNLISVIVIGVFIGSQISNRYFSKVRDVKVKILFTIILFVMAIQMFLKAFFYE